A single region of the Methanomicrobiales archaeon genome encodes:
- a CDS encoding DUF92 domain-containing protein: MRDPGIWLATLLTAIGVVIAPAIQPPWVLALLVLFFSMILYMIPGTRYVSFALIVIAFLYGAGLLPLFVFVSTLAILVVGEVAFRSLKDRINPYATFLAAASGSLLLVWLHIKDGTPLIALMGILVAVMLKSALKDREDTLMIEGLAVAMTMYLFYEINYQVTLTILLAAVLIAFTFGFFSYRTRTADMSGLFSGALVGTILIVFTQDIRWFLIMLTFFILGSAATRYKFDYKSSLGVAESHRGVRGYHNVFANGMVAVAAAVLYGISGHPMFIALFMGSVATAAADTVAGEIGMTASNPVLITTLERVPKGTNGGVTLVGTLAALGASVIVVATGFLMGVIDLPMMLVCGAAGFLGTHVDSVVGATLENRGVIGNMGTNFIATLSGGLFSMLFFVF; encoded by the coding sequence ATGCGGGATCCGGGGATATGGCTGGCGACTCTGCTGACCGCGATCGGCGTCGTTATCGCTCCCGCCATCCAGCCTCCGTGGGTGCTGGCCCTTCTTGTGCTCTTCTTCTCGATGATCCTCTACATGATTCCGGGAACGCGCTACGTCTCCTTCGCCCTGATCGTGATCGCCTTCCTGTACGGCGCGGGGCTCCTGCCGCTGTTCGTCTTTGTCAGCACCCTCGCCATCCTGGTGGTGGGCGAGGTCGCGTTCCGGAGCCTGAAGGACAGGATCAACCCCTACGCCACCTTCCTGGCTGCCGCGTCGGGCAGCCTGCTCCTGGTCTGGCTCCATATCAAGGACGGCACCCCGCTGATCGCGCTGATGGGAATCCTGGTTGCCGTGATGCTGAAGTCCGCCCTGAAAGACCGCGAGGATACCCTGATGATCGAGGGGCTTGCGGTCGCGATGACGATGTACCTCTTCTACGAGATCAACTACCAGGTCACCCTCACCATCCTGCTGGCAGCCGTCCTGATCGCGTTCACATTCGGGTTCTTCTCCTACCGCACCCGGACCGCCGACATGAGCGGCCTCTTCTCCGGTGCGCTGGTGGGCACCATCCTGATCGTCTTCACCCAGGACATCCGCTGGTTCCTGATCATGCTCACCTTCTTTATCCTGGGCTCTGCCGCCACGCGCTACAAGTTCGATTACAAATCCTCCCTGGGCGTCGCAGAGTCCCACCGGGGCGTGCGGGGCTACCACAACGTCTTCGCCAACGGCATGGTCGCGGTCGCCGCCGCCGTTCTCTACGGAATCAGCGGGCATCCCATGTTCATCGCCCTCTTCATGGGGAGCGTGGCCACCGCCGCCGCGGACACGGTGGCCGGCGAGATCGGCATGACCGCCAGCAACCCCGTTCTCATTACCACGCTCGAACGGGTTCCGAAGGGAACGAACGGCGGTGTCACCCTCGTGGGAACCCTGGCAGCACTCGGCGCCTCGGTGATCGTGGTGGCCACGGGGTTCTTGATGGGCGTGATCGACCTTCCCATGATGCTGGTCTGCGGCGCAGCGGGGTTTTTGGGGACGCACGTGGACAGCGTCGTCGGGGCAACCCTGGAAAACAGGGGGGTGATCGGGAACATGGGCACCAACTTCATCGCCACGCTCTCCGGCGGGTTATTCTCGATGCTCTTCTTTGTCTTCTAG